Within the Polaribacter pectinis genome, the region AATAAGAATTGAGAATATGGTTTTTTGTAATCGTATATCTGTCCTAAAGAAATTTCAATTGTTCTGTTGGTTACGTTATCTAAGAACATTTTATCGTGAGAAACCAAAACAATTGCGCCAGAATAGCCTTTTAAGAAATTCTCTAACCAAATAATAGATTCAATATCTAAATGGTTTGTTGGCTCATCTAATAATAAAATATCATTATTTTGAAGTAAAAGTTTCGCCAATTCAATACGCATTCTCCAACCTCCAGAAAAAGTATCTGTTAATTTATCAAAATCTTCTCTTTGAAAACCTAAACCTTGTAATATTTTCTCTGTATCTCCTTGATAATTATAACCTCCTAAAAGTTCATAACGTTCAGTTTTTTCTGTTAAATCTATAATTAATTGGCTGTACTCTTCACTTTCGTAATCTGTTCTTGTAGCTAATTGTTCATTAATTTCATCTAATTGTAACTCTATTTCTTTTATTTCTTCGAAAGCTTGGTATGCTTCTTCTAAAATAGTTCTTCCTTCAACAAAATCTATATCTTGTCTTAAAAAACCCATTCTAATATCTTTATCAAAAGCCATTGTACCACCACTACTTTCTAAATCTTTAGAAAGCACTTTTAATAATGTAGATTTTCCTGCTCCGTTTTTACCAATCAAACCAATTCGATCTCCTTTATTTAGTTTGAAAGTAATACCTGAAAACAAGTCAGATCCCATAAAGGAAACTGTTAAATTATGAACGTTTAGCATGAAATGTAATAATTGTTACTGAATTAAAGTTGTAAAAAATTTACCTTTGCAAAAGTATATAAATTTTAAGGTTAAGATGTTTAAAAAAGGCACAAAAATATATAGTATTGTAAAAGGAAAATGCCCTCAATGTCACGAAGGCGATTTCTTTTCGAATGGGTTTACTTTTAACCCTTCTAAAATTACTGCAATACATGACAATTGCCCAAACTGTAATTTAAAATATATGATAGAACCCTCTTTCTTTTATGGAGCTATGTATGTAAATTATGGTATTACAGTTGGTCTTTCTATTATTACATTTTTAATTGCCAAGCTTCTTTTTAATGCTACATTATTACAATCTTTTGCTGCAATCTTTATCGCTCTTATTATTTTAGCCCCTGTAAATTTGCGTTTATCTAGAATTCTTTGGATAAATATGTTTATTTCTTACAAGGACAAAACAACAAATAAAAACAGTTAATTTTAACGTTATTAAACACTTACCCTTTTTAAAATTATAATTTAGGGTATTAATACGATGGTATTTACATGTATTTTATAGATATTTGTAAAATTCCCCATCAAATGAGAAATTTAAAATTACTTGCAATTCTATTGCTATTTAGTCTTTACTGTCACGCCCAAAAAGACGAAGCATATTATCTAAAAATTATTGATTCTACAAAAAATAAAGCTTTAAAACTAGCTTCTTTAGATAGTTTGATTCATGATGTTAGAAATCAAAAAGACCTAATTAAGTTTGCTGAAAGAACAGAACAATATGTAGATTTAGCAATTGAATTAGAAAAATATGAAAAGGCGGCAGAAAAAACTATACGTGCTTTTTTTAATATAAACACAAAGTTAGGCCAAAGAGAACGCAGTTTAGCTTTAATTGAAAAAGTTGAAACACATATTGATAAAATTACAGATTCATATTTATTAGGAGGTATATATTTAAAAAAAGGTGGAGCATATTATAATGGCAAAAGTTATAACAAAGCCATAGAAAACTATTCTTTAGCAATTAAAAACTATGCTTCTAAAGACTCTATTTACAAAGCAGATGCAATTTATTTTAGAGGACAGGCATATTCTTTTGTTGCTGAATATATTAAAGCTATAAATGATTACCAACTAGCATCTAAATACTATGAGAATCTAGGTGATAAAGAATACATGTTTTTTACTGAAGGATCAATTGTTATGATATATGGAGCCAATGGTTTAAGCAAGAAATCTATTGAAGCTCGAGAAAATTTAATACAAAAAAGAATTGAAAAAAATTATTTAACTGGAATTGGTGTTGATTATTATAATCTTGCAAATAATTATTTAAAAATTGGAGACTCACTACTTTTTGAAAGAACACTTAAAAAAGCTATTAATCATAATAAACAAGACAATAACAATTTTAATAATTTGTCTGTTTTTTATGATCAATTCTCTATATATTATTCAAACAAAAATGATTTAGTTAATGCAAAAAAATAT harbors:
- a CDS encoding DUF983 domain-containing protein, which encodes MFKKGTKIYSIVKGKCPQCHEGDFFSNGFTFNPSKITAIHDNCPNCNLKYMIEPSFFYGAMYVNYGITVGLSIITFLIAKLLFNATLLQSFAAIFIALIILAPVNLRLSRILWINMFISYKDKTTNKNS